One genomic segment of Acidimicrobiia bacterium includes these proteins:
- a CDS encoding thiamine pyrophosphate-dependent enzyme — MDLEVGEIKDSHLELGLSDEQVIDLYRKMLLTRIVDDRTWALNRQGRAPFVVSSSGHEAAQVASAFALDPTIDWALPYYRDIGVALAWGFTPYDYFMTVFSRAADVTSGGRQMPGHWSDPARNVFSHSSAIATQYPHAAGIAYALQMDKTGGVVAVYGGEGSTSEGDWHEMMNFAGVRRLPLVVIIENNQYAISVPETEEVGGIIADRALGYGFQGALIDGNDALAVYGATRSAAERARAGEGPTLIEARTYRYYAHTSDDDDKLYRSREEVEQWRRRDPLILLKQYLIEARLLPDALEEEIQQELRARVADAVEQAEAEPYSDDATSNVYANPIVPSVAATEPEPEPGGEEVNMIQAINMTLHEIMAAHPEAVVFGEDVADPKGGVFKATQDLTDTFGAARSFNTPLSESLIVGAGIGLSAAGKMALAEVQFADYIHPAFDQIVSEVARVHYRTNGRWNVNMVIRTPYGGGINGGLYHSQSVEAFYTHVPGLKVVVPSTPADVKGLLWEAAEDPDPVLFLEPKKLYRLGRGPYPNDRYRIPLGKAAIRRPGRDVTLIAYGAMAFFTLEAAALLEIDGVDAEVIDLRSLKPLDWPTIEASVRKTNRVLIIHEDNEFMGFGAEVAAQIADRAFESLDAPVKRYASPDVPTFPFATVLEEKIRPNVEGIIKRAKDLVEY, encoded by the coding sequence GTGGACCTGGAAGTAGGGGAGATCAAGGACAGTCACCTGGAGCTCGGTTTGAGCGACGAGCAGGTGATCGACCTGTACCGGAAGATGCTGCTGACGCGCATCGTAGACGACCGGACCTGGGCCCTGAATCGACAAGGACGGGCACCGTTCGTCGTCTCATCGTCCGGGCACGAGGCTGCTCAGGTGGCGTCCGCCTTTGCCCTCGATCCGACGATCGATTGGGCACTCCCCTACTACCGGGACATCGGGGTAGCGCTCGCCTGGGGATTCACACCATACGACTACTTCATGACGGTCTTCAGCCGGGCGGCGGATGTCACCAGCGGCGGGCGGCAGATGCCCGGCCACTGGTCAGACCCGGCCAGGAACGTGTTCAGCCACTCGTCCGCCATTGCTACGCAGTATCCCCACGCAGCCGGGATCGCCTACGCCCTCCAGATGGACAAGACCGGTGGAGTGGTCGCCGTCTACGGCGGGGAGGGATCGACCTCAGAGGGCGACTGGCACGAGATGATGAACTTCGCAGGGGTTCGCCGGCTGCCGTTGGTCGTAATCATCGAGAACAACCAGTACGCCATCTCGGTGCCGGAGACCGAGGAAGTCGGTGGCATCATCGCCGACCGGGCACTCGGGTATGGATTCCAGGGCGCTTTGATCGACGGCAACGACGCACTCGCCGTCTACGGGGCAACGAGATCGGCGGCCGAGCGCGCTAGAGCAGGCGAAGGGCCGACGCTCATCGAGGCACGCACCTACCGCTACTACGCCCACACGTCGGACGACGACGACAAGCTCTACCGCAGCCGGGAGGAGGTGGAGCAGTGGCGAAGACGGGACCCGCTGATCCTCCTCAAGCAATATCTGATTGAGGCTCGCTTGCTGCCGGACGCACTCGAGGAAGAAATCCAGCAGGAGTTGCGAGCCAGGGTCGCCGACGCGGTCGAGCAAGCCGAAGCCGAGCCGTACAGCGACGACGCGACGAGCAATGTATATGCCAATCCGATCGTCCCGTCGGTAGCTGCCACCGAGCCGGAGCCGGAGCCGGGTGGTGAAGAGGTCAACATGATCCAGGCGATCAACATGACCTTGCACGAGATCATGGCCGCGCATCCCGAGGCCGTGGTGTTCGGTGAAGATGTTGCCGATCCCAAGGGCGGGGTCTTCAAGGCGACGCAGGATCTGACCGACACGTTCGGTGCTGCCCGGTCGTTCAACACCCCCCTGTCAGAATCGCTGATCGTCGGTGCAGGTATCGGGCTGTCGGCAGCCGGGAAGATGGCACTGGCGGAGGTGCAGTTCGCCGACTACATCCATCCTGCGTTCGACCAGATCGTTTCCGAAGTGGCCAGAGTTCACTACCGGACCAACGGACGCTGGAACGTCAACATGGTGATCCGGACGCCCTACGGTGGCGGGATCAACGGCGGGTTGTATCACTCACAGTCGGTGGAGGCCTTCTACACGCATGTTCCCGGCTTGAAAGTGGTCGTGCCCTCGACCCCGGCCGACGTCAAGGGGTTGCTGTGGGAAGCTGCTGAAGACCCGGATCCGGTCTTGTTCCTCGAGCCCAAGAAGCTCTACCGGCTGGGACGAGGGCCGTACCCCAACGACAGATACAGGATTCCGCTCGGCAAGGCAGCCATCCGGCGACCGGGCCGGGATGTGACGCTCATCGCCTACGGGGCGATGGCGTTCTTCACGCTCGAAGCGGCTGCGTTGTTGGAGATCGACGGCGTCGACGCCGAGGTGATAGATCTGCGCTCGCTGAAGCCGCTCGACTGGCCGACCATCGAGGCCTCGGTACGAAAGACCAATCGGGTGCTCATCATCCATGAGGACAACGAGTTCATGGGCTTCGGGGCCGAAGTGGCCGCGCAGATCGCCGATCGGGCTTTCGAATCCCTCGATGCTCCCGTCAAACGGTACGCCTCCCCCGACGTCCCGACCTTCCCGTTCGCCACGGTGCTCGAAGAGAAGATACGCCCGAACGTCGAGGGCATCATCAAACGGGCGAAGGACCTGGTGGAGTACTAG
- a CDS encoding Glu/Leu/Phe/Val dehydrogenase, with amino-acid sequence MGVFDLVEQTGHEQVLYGYDECSGLKTIIAIHSTALGPALGGLRFYPYESEQDALTDVLRLSKGMSYKAAAAGLDLGGGKAVIIGDSFTDKSERLFRAYGRIVDSLRGRYITAEDVGTTAKDMELIRRETLWAVGIPIPEGGSGDPSPATARGLFSGLTATSEFFWNTPDLTGRRVAVQGVGKVGYYYVEHLVNAGCEVIVADTYGPAVDRVTRDFGVKAVDPEEILFVDCDVLSPCALGASLTEETIPKLSTQIIAGAANNQLATDEDGDRIAGLGILYAPDFVVNAGGLINVFEEMRGYQESRAMHHVDSIHDATTRILEKARNEGSTPHLAAVQVAEERMKTIGDLRRFRRHGEDRN; translated from the coding sequence ATGGGCGTATTCGACTTGGTCGAGCAGACCGGCCACGAGCAGGTACTCTACGGCTACGACGAGTGCTCCGGCCTCAAGACCATCATCGCAATCCACTCGACAGCCCTCGGGCCCGCCCTCGGCGGGCTTCGTTTTTATCCATATGAAAGCGAACAGGATGCGCTGACCGACGTCCTGCGGCTGTCGAAAGGAATGAGCTACAAGGCCGCCGCGGCAGGACTCGATCTCGGCGGAGGGAAAGCAGTCATCATCGGTGACTCATTCACCGACAAGTCGGAGCGACTCTTCCGGGCATACGGCAGGATCGTCGACTCGCTCCGAGGTCGCTATATCACCGCCGAAGACGTCGGAACCACCGCCAAGGACATGGAACTGATCCGGCGCGAAACGCTGTGGGCGGTGGGGATCCCGATCCCCGAAGGTGGATCCGGCGATCCTTCTCCGGCTACCGCCCGGGGGCTCTTCTCCGGCCTGACCGCCACCTCGGAGTTCTTCTGGAACACGCCGGACCTGACCGGTCGGAGGGTGGCTGTGCAAGGCGTCGGGAAAGTCGGCTACTACTACGTCGAACACCTCGTCAATGCCGGGTGCGAAGTCATCGTGGCGGACACCTACGGGCCAGCGGTCGACAGGGTGACCAGGGACTTCGGCGTGAAGGCGGTCGACCCCGAGGAGATCCTCTTCGTCGACTGTGATGTTCTCTCTCCATGTGCCCTAGGCGCGTCGTTGACGGAAGAAACGATCCCGAAACTATCGACACAGATAATCGCCGGCGCCGCCAACAACCAACTGGCTACCGATGAAGACGGTGATCGGATCGCCGGGTTGGGCATCCTCTACGCTCCCGACTTCGTCGTGAACGCAGGCGGTCTCATCAATGTCTTCGAAGAAATGCGCGGCTACCAGGAGTCCCGGGCCATGCACCACGTCGACAGCATTCACGATGCCACCACGCGCATCCTCGAGAAGGCGAGAAACGAGGGGAGCACCCCTCACCTAGCGGCAGTACAGGTGGCCGAGGAGCGCATGAAGACGATCGGCGATCTTCGTAGGTTCCGCCGGCACGGCGAAGACCGCAACTAG
- a CDS encoding DMT family transporter, with protein MSSRILSTSAGTNQHSFTTSDWGLFWSISIIWGSSFVLMDIGLDAFRPGLITWLRVASGAGVLWVFRKTRQPVERADWPRLVALSLIWVAIPFTLFPIAQQWINSALAGMLNGAMPIFAAAIASIMLHRLPRGAQLAGVATGFLGVIAIASPSFGEGSSEALGVALVLLATLCYGLAVTIATPVQQRYGSLPVMGRMLGLAAIWTAPFGLWEALDSSWRWDSFFAVTTAGVLGTGLAFVIMGTLTGRVGSTRASFITYLIPVVALALGVIFRGDAVTAISVAGVGLVIAGALLASRGEA; from the coding sequence ATGAGCTCCAGGATCCTCTCCACGTCCGCCGGCACGAACCAGCATTCGTTCACCACGAGTGACTGGGGTCTGTTCTGGTCGATCAGCATCATCTGGGGCTCGTCGTTCGTGCTGATGGATATCGGGCTCGACGCTTTCCGGCCCGGTTTGATCACGTGGTTGCGAGTCGCCTCGGGTGCCGGTGTGCTCTGGGTCTTCCGCAAGACGCGCCAACCGGTGGAGCGGGCCGACTGGCCTCGGCTCGTCGCCCTGTCGCTGATCTGGGTGGCGATCCCGTTCACGCTCTTCCCCATCGCCCAGCAATGGATCAACTCGGCGCTTGCCGGAATGCTCAATGGGGCCATGCCGATCTTTGCGGCCGCCATCGCGTCGATCATGCTCCACCGCCTGCCGAGAGGAGCACAACTGGCCGGAGTGGCCACCGGATTTCTCGGCGTCATCGCCATCGCCTCGCCCTCATTCGGCGAGGGCAGTTCGGAGGCGCTGGGCGTGGCGCTGGTGCTGCTGGCGACACTTTGCTACGGCCTGGCCGTCACGATTGCGACCCCGGTCCAGCAAAGGTACGGATCGTTGCCCGTCATGGGAAGAATGCTCGGATTGGCCGCCATCTGGACTGCGCCGTTCGGGCTCTGGGAAGCGCTCGATTCGAGCTGGAGATGGGACTCGTTCTTCGCGGTTACGACGGCGGGCGTGCTCGGGACCGGACTGGCGTTCGTCATCATGGGAACACTGACCGGACGGGTCGGTTCGACCAGAGCTTCATTCATCACCTATCTGATCCCGGTCGTTGCGCTGGCGCTCGGGGTCATCTTCCGCGGTGACGCTGTGACCGCAATCTCGGTGGCCGGCGTCGGCCTCGTTATTGCGGGTGCGCTGCTGGCTTCACGAGGCGAGGCCTAG
- a CDS encoding zinc-binding dehydrogenase has product MRAWVLNETNGPESFTLQEVPTPEPGLGEVRVRLDVSALNHLDLWVSRGMPAPHHFPHIAGADGTGQVDAIGEGVATVAVGNEVTINPSVSCGQCAACLAGNTPFCKSYAILGEHSNGTLAEYAVVPARNVVPRPGGVSAIEAGSYGLAYGTAMRMLRRAGLKAGDVLLVVGIGGGVSSAAQLIGQALGADVFVTSRSPDKIAASLELGATGGFDSGGEFAKDLKKSIGRGADVVIENVGPATWNQSIRSLEAGGRLAICGSTSGPKVEISVPYLFFKQLEIIGSTMFDHAEFARVTRLIDSTAVPVIVDSVYPFEALPEAVARLDSGLQRGKVAIQHG; this is encoded by the coding sequence ATGCGCGCATGGGTTTTGAACGAAACGAACGGCCCGGAGTCGTTCACACTGCAAGAGGTGCCGACACCGGAGCCAGGACTCGGGGAGGTGCGGGTGCGCCTCGACGTCTCGGCGTTGAACCATCTCGACCTCTGGGTTTCCAGGGGCATGCCCGCCCCGCATCATTTCCCGCACATCGCCGGAGCGGACGGGACGGGGCAGGTCGATGCGATCGGGGAAGGTGTAGCGACCGTCGCAGTGGGCAACGAGGTGACGATCAACCCGTCGGTGTCGTGTGGACAATGCGCCGCCTGCCTGGCGGGCAACACGCCGTTCTGTAAGTCGTACGCGATCCTCGGTGAGCACTCGAACGGCACCCTGGCCGAATATGCAGTCGTCCCGGCGCGCAACGTAGTGCCCCGACCGGGCGGTGTGTCTGCGATCGAGGCCGGGTCGTACGGCCTCGCCTACGGGACTGCCATGCGGATGCTCCGCCGCGCAGGGCTCAAGGCGGGTGACGTTCTTCTCGTGGTCGGGATTGGAGGGGGTGTCTCCTCGGCCGCTCAGCTCATCGGCCAAGCGCTCGGAGCAGATGTCTTCGTCACATCCCGTAGCCCCGACAAGATCGCGGCCTCATTGGAGTTGGGAGCGACAGGCGGTTTCGACTCTGGGGGCGAATTCGCCAAGGACCTCAAGAAGTCGATCGGAAGAGGCGCAGACGTGGTGATCGAGAACGTTGGTCCGGCCACGTGGAACCAGTCGATTCGATCTCTCGAAGCCGGCGGTCGGTTGGCGATCTGCGGGTCGACGAGCGGCCCGAAGGTCGAAATCTCGGTCCCCTACCTCTTCTTCAAGCAACTCGAAATCATCGGGTCGACGATGTTCGACCATGCCGAGTTCGCCCGCGTGACCCGGCTCATCGATAGCACTGCAGTTCCCGTCATCGTCGACTCGGTCTATCCGTTCGAGGCGCTGCCGGAGGCTGTGGCCAGACTCGACTCGGGTCTCCAGCGGGGCAAGGTTGCCATCCAGCACGGATGA
- a CDS encoding thioesterase family protein, whose protein sequence is MPHTTNVQVRFYELDPYDHVNHAVYFSYFETARIEALASVGYDLTRLKEEGFRLVVSDVRARFHRPAVYGEILEITSSLVESKRVTSRWRQEARAGGELVAALELTGAITDGTGRPRRAPAGFLEAIEPLRL, encoded by the coding sequence ATGCCCCACACTACGAACGTCCAGGTCCGTTTCTATGAACTCGATCCGTACGACCATGTCAACCACGCGGTTTACTTCTCGTATTTCGAGACGGCCAGGATTGAGGCCCTCGCTTCGGTTGGATACGACCTGACCCGGCTGAAGGAAGAGGGCTTCCGCCTCGTGGTGAGCGACGTGCGGGCAAGGTTTCACCGCCCGGCCGTCTACGGCGAGATCCTCGAGATCACGAGCAGCCTGGTGGAGTCGAAACGGGTTACGTCACGATGGAGACAGGAGGCTCGGGCAGGCGGTGAACTGGTAGCCGCGCTCGAACTCACCGGTGCGATCACCGATGGAACCGGCCGGCCCCGTCGTGCGCCCGCCGGCTTTCTCGAGGCAATCGAGCCACTTCGGTTGTGA
- a CDS encoding ABC transporter ATP-binding protein encodes MLLVDHLTVEILGTTILSDVDVEVQDGEVLAVLGPSGSGKTTLLRAIAGLQVPTRGALRWDGEDLARVPVENRGFGLMFQDYALFPHQSIGANVAFGLRMQRRPAAEIRARVSEVLDWVGMAAYADRRITNLSGGEQQRVALARALAPAPRLLMLDEPLGSLDRILRERLIVELRQLLVDHAITAVYVTHDQEEAFTIADRLLVLRDGTVAQEGTPESVYRQPVDEWTARFLGFRNIVQAEVADGTARTSWGSFPTQHERPGSFTLVIPPDAIELDPNGAVQGIVDSRVFRGGHHVVGVSITGETILDVEVVGPPPEIGAEVRLHVTNAVVL; translated from the coding sequence ATGCTGCTCGTCGATCATCTCACGGTGGAGATCCTGGGCACGACCATCCTGAGCGACGTCGATGTCGAGGTACAGGATGGAGAAGTGCTGGCGGTTCTCGGTCCGAGCGGTTCCGGCAAGACGACCCTTCTCCGTGCCATCGCCGGCCTCCAGGTGCCAACCCGGGGCGCACTGCGCTGGGACGGTGAGGACCTCGCCCGGGTACCCGTCGAGAACCGGGGTTTCGGCCTGATGTTTCAGGATTACGCGCTCTTCCCCCATCAATCGATCGGCGCCAACGTCGCCTTCGGGCTGCGCATGCAACGTCGTCCGGCCGCCGAGATCCGGGCCAGGGTCTCCGAGGTACTCGATTGGGTCGGCATGGCCGCCTACGCCGACCGGCGGATCACGAACCTATCCGGCGGCGAACAGCAGCGGGTTGCCCTCGCCAGAGCCCTGGCACCGGCACCTCGGTTGCTGATGCTGGACGAACCGCTCGGATCGCTCGACCGGATACTGCGTGAACGCCTCATTGTCGAACTACGCCAGTTGCTGGTCGATCACGCCATAACCGCCGTGTACGTAACTCACGACCAGGAGGAGGCCTTCACCATCGCCGATCGCCTGCTCGTGTTGCGAGACGGAACCGTCGCCCAGGAGGGAACCCCAGAGTCCGTCTACAGGCAACCAGTCGATGAATGGACCGCCCGCTTCCTCGGCTTCCGCAACATCGTGCAAGCTGAAGTAGCTGATGGAACCGCCAGGACTTCGTGGGGTTCGTTCCCGACGCAACACGAGCGCCCGGGATCCTTCACGCTCGTCATCCCACCCGATGCGATCGAACTCGACCCGAACGGCGCCGTCCAAGGAATCGTGGATAGCCGGGTATTCCGCGGTGGACACCACGTGGTGGGCGTTTCGATCACGGGTGAAACAATCCTCGACGTCGAGGTCGTTGGACCGCCGCCGGAGATCGGAGCTGAGGTCAGACTGCACGTCACGAACGCGGTCGTGCTCTAG
- a CDS encoding iron ABC transporter permease: MTLSRARRAAWPGRLARILVVAIPLGFLAVAFLYPLSSILLTGLSGEAGALGPFGEVFGKASLRSVAWFTLWQAVVSTILTVVVAMPAAYVFARYDFPGRSLLRAAVTIPFVLPTLVVGSAFLALLGPRGALGIDLSSTIWAILLAHVFYNYAVVVRTVGGLWAHLDPRLTEAARVLGAGRWRAFRTVSLPLLRPAIAAAASIIFLFTFTSFGVILVLGNLEFRTIEVEIWRQTMSFLNLPVAAALSVLQLVAVSLILLAYSRYQQRRAVEQRLAPATARKPQTAREWWMVGGTLTFTALFLGTPLLLLVERSLQVGEGWSTAAYTSLTDTSDSLFVPATEAIANSIGFGLVAMIIALVVGILAATVIAYRQGPVSQWFDLLLMLPLGTSAVTIGFGFLVAFDSPIDLRTSPFLIPLAHSLIAIPFVVRTVVPVMQAIRRRLREAARVLGASPFRAWREIDLPLIARSGLVAAGFAFAISLGEFGATAFLVRPERPTMPIAIFRLLGRPGELNFGRAMALSTILMVLTAASIMIIERFRLGETGEF; this comes from the coding sequence ATGACTCTCTCGAGGGCACGGCGAGCCGCCTGGCCCGGCCGGTTGGCGCGGATCCTCGTCGTAGCCATCCCACTCGGGTTCCTGGCGGTGGCGTTCCTATACCCGCTCAGCTCGATCCTCCTCACCGGCCTATCGGGAGAGGCCGGTGCGCTCGGCCCGTTCGGGGAAGTGTTCGGAAAGGCGTCGTTGCGGAGCGTGGCCTGGTTCACCCTCTGGCAGGCGGTCGTCTCAACGATCTTGACGGTCGTGGTGGCCATGCCGGCCGCCTATGTGTTCGCACGGTACGACTTCCCGGGACGGTCGTTGTTGAGAGCAGCGGTGACGATCCCCTTCGTCCTCCCAACGCTGGTCGTCGGCTCCGCGTTCCTTGCCTTGCTCGGCCCCAGGGGAGCACTCGGGATCGACTTGTCATCGACAATCTGGGCGATTCTCCTGGCGCACGTTTTCTACAACTACGCGGTCGTCGTGAGAACCGTCGGCGGATTGTGGGCGCATCTCGATCCTCGGCTCACCGAGGCCGCCAGGGTTCTGGGGGCCGGCCGGTGGCGAGCGTTCCGAACCGTCAGCTTGCCATTGCTCCGTCCGGCGATCGCGGCTGCTGCTTCGATCATCTTCCTCTTCACGTTCACGTCTTTCGGAGTGATCCTCGTCCTCGGCAACCTCGAGTTCCGGACGATCGAGGTTGAGATCTGGCGACAGACGATGAGCTTCCTCAACCTGCCGGTGGCTGCCGCGTTGTCGGTGCTGCAGTTGGTAGCCGTCTCGCTCATCCTCCTGGCTTACTCGCGTTATCAGCAACGGCGGGCGGTCGAACAACGTCTGGCGCCGGCTACGGCCCGGAAGCCACAAACCGCGCGGGAGTGGTGGATGGTTGGCGGCACCCTCACCTTCACTGCGCTATTCCTGGGCACCCCGCTTCTGTTGTTGGTTGAGCGTTCGCTTCAGGTTGGGGAAGGCTGGAGCACAGCCGCCTACACCTCTCTGACCGATACGAGCGACTCACTGTTCGTCCCGGCCACCGAAGCCATCGCCAACTCCATCGGATTCGGGCTCGTGGCGATGATCATTGCCCTGGTGGTTGGCATCCTGGCCGCCACCGTCATCGCCTACCGGCAGGGGCCCGTCTCACAGTGGTTTGATCTTCTGCTCATGCTCCCGCTCGGAACGTCGGCGGTCACGATCGGGTTCGGTTTCCTAGTCGCCTTCGATTCGCCCATCGACTTGCGCACGTCTCCGTTCCTGATCCCGCTCGCCCACTCGCTGATCGCCATCCCGTTCGTGGTCCGAACCGTCGTTCCGGTGATGCAGGCAATACGCCGTCGACTCCGCGAGGCGGCCCGGGTGCTCGGCGCCTCACCGTTTCGCGCCTGGCGGGAGATCGATTTACCACTGATCGCACGGTCCGGCCTCGTGGCCGCCGGATTCGCCTTTGCCATCTCCCTCGGGGAGTTCGGTGCGACGGCTTTTCTGGTTCGACCCGAACGCCCCACCATGCCGATTGCGATCTTCCGTTTGCTCGGGAGGCCGGGCGAACTGAACTTCGGACGAGCGATGGCCTTGAGCACCATCCTCATGGTGCTGACGGCGGCCTCGATCATGATCATCGAGCGGTTCAGGCTCGGCGAGACCGGGGAGTTCTGA
- a CDS encoding thiamine ABC transporter substrate-binding protein: protein MTKAVCGTVLLFLLAACGGSEANGTVPTVPDTLTLMTHGSFAVSDGIIERFEAEHGVTVEILRSDDAGAMLNQAILTRGNPLADVIFGIDNTFLSRALDAGILDSYTSPGLTAVPDDLQLDSEHRATPIDFGDVCINFDRSVINDNDAPASLAALTEDRFRGQLVVENPATSSPGLAFLFATIAEFGEEGDYTWKDYWAELKANEVTVSAGWDDAYYSQFSGGAGQGERPLVVSYASSPAAEVVFSETPLDEAPTGVMQAGCFRQIEFAGVLNGSDAPELAAAFIDFMLSIEFQEDIPLNMFVFPANREAQLPPVFVDHTTIPQGVATLEPALIDANRQRWIEEWDAVMLP from the coding sequence TTGACAAAGGCCGTCTGCGGAACTGTCCTCCTCTTCCTTCTCGCCGCCTGCGGGGGATCGGAAGCCAACGGAACGGTTCCGACCGTCCCGGACACGCTGACCCTCATGACCCACGGATCATTCGCCGTGTCGGACGGGATCATCGAACGCTTCGAAGCCGAACACGGCGTTACCGTTGAGATCCTGCGTTCCGATGATGCCGGGGCAATGCTCAATCAGGCGATTCTCACGAGAGGCAATCCGCTTGCAGACGTGATCTTCGGGATCGACAACACCTTCCTGAGCCGTGCCCTGGATGCCGGCATCCTCGATTCGTACACTTCTCCCGGGCTGACCGCGGTTCCTGACGATCTGCAACTGGATTCGGAACACCGAGCGACACCGATCGACTTCGGAGACGTTTGCATCAACTTCGATCGTTCGGTGATCAATGACAACGACGCCCCCGCCTCGCTCGCCGCCCTCACCGAAGATCGTTTTCGCGGGCAACTCGTCGTCGAAAACCCGGCGACGTCATCACCCGGCCTGGCCTTCCTGTTCGCCACCATCGCCGAGTTCGGCGAAGAAGGCGACTACACGTGGAAGGACTACTGGGCCGAACTGAAGGCCAACGAGGTCACGGTGAGCGCCGGGTGGGATGACGCCTACTACAGCCAGTTCTCGGGCGGCGCCGGCCAGGGAGAACGGCCACTCGTGGTGTCGTACGCATCGTCGCCGGCGGCCGAGGTCGTCTTTTCAGAAACACCACTCGATGAGGCGCCGACCGGTGTGATGCAGGCGGGTTGTTTCCGCCAGATCGAGTTCGCCGGCGTGCTGAACGGGTCAGACGCCCCCGAACTGGCCGCGGCGTTCATCGATTTCATGCTGAGCATTGAGTTCCAAGAGGACATCCCGCTCAACATGTTCGTATTCCCCGCCAATCGAGAGGCCCAACTGCCACCCGTATTCGTTGACCACACGACGATTCCCCAAGGCGTCGCCACGCTCGAACCGGCCCTCATCGATGCCAACCGGCAGCGTTGGATCGAAGAGTGGGACGCTGTGATGCTGCCGTGA
- the fdhD gene encoding formate dehydrogenase accessory sulfurtransferase FdhD, translating into MSGIVERKVDRRAGSVWQQVDDRIVEESPLEIRLEGTPLAVVMRTPGHEAELILGFALTEGILIGPHELAGIDEIDANRWDLRPVDGVFVDPTRFQRNFYSTSSCGVCGKASIDAIRISSGPLNQDLRVPVDVLAGLPESMRAHQVNFDETGGLHAAAAVTVEGELIALREDVGRHNAVDKLVGALAPDRWRFNDLVLFVSGRMSFEVVQKAAVAGFPVVCGISAASSLAVELGEELGMTVVGFVRGDSCTVYCGRPRIV; encoded by the coding sequence ATGTCTGGGATTGTTGAGCGGAAGGTCGATCGGCGAGCGGGATCAGTCTGGCAGCAGGTTGACGACCGGATCGTTGAGGAGTCTCCGCTCGAGATCAGGCTGGAGGGGACCCCGCTGGCCGTGGTGATGAGAACCCCCGGCCACGAAGCAGAACTGATCCTCGGATTCGCACTCACCGAAGGAATCCTCATCGGCCCCCACGAACTGGCCGGAATTGATGAGATCGATGCCAACCGCTGGGACCTCCGGCCGGTAGACGGCGTGTTTGTCGATCCGACCAGGTTCCAGCGGAACTTCTATTCGACGTCATCCTGTGGAGTCTGTGGGAAAGCTTCGATCGACGCGATCCGGATTTCTTCCGGGCCACTCAACCAGGACCTAAGGGTGCCGGTCGATGTGCTTGCGGGCCTCCCCGAATCGATGCGAGCCCATCAGGTCAACTTCGACGAGACCGGCGGACTACATGCCGCCGCAGCTGTGACGGTGGAAGGCGAGTTGATCGCCCTGCGTGAGGATGTTGGGAGGCACAACGCGGTGGACAAACTCGTCGGGGCGCTGGCGCCGGATCGATGGCGGTTCAACGATCTCGTGCTCTTCGTGTCGGGTCGAATGTCGTTCGAGGTGGTGCAGAAGGCGGCTGTGGCCGGGTTTCCTGTCGTTTGCGGGATTTCGGCAGCCTCGTCGCTCGCCGTTGAACTGGGTGAGGAGTTGGGTATGACGGTCGTCGGGTTTGTCCGGGGTGATTCCTGCACCGTCTATTGCGGCCGGCCGCGCATCGTGTAG
- a CDS encoding alanyl-tRNA editing protein translates to MRLYLVDSYLATCDTSIVDADNGWWLLSDTVFYPGGGGQPADTGTITFNAETHRVDEVRSDHGEIWHRVNLIASLDSEVQCRIDWDRRYALMRHHALLHIVNTIARRAYGGLITGTLIGTGRSRIDFSFEAFDRSMLLELESEVNEVISGDLPISASTITEAEFPARPDLIRTRNVLPPIEEGKVRIVEIGDLDAQACGGTHVHSTGEIRGARIDRFENKGRDNKRLYSVLEE, encoded by the coding sequence GTGCGCCTGTATCTAGTCGATTCATACCTGGCGACGTGCGACACCAGCATCGTCGACGCCGACAACGGCTGGTGGCTGCTCTCCGACACCGTCTTCTACCCGGGTGGAGGCGGCCAACCGGCCGATACCGGCACGATCACCTTCAACGCCGAGACTCATCGGGTTGACGAGGTCCGATCCGACCACGGCGAGATCTGGCACCGGGTGAATCTCATTGCGAGCCTCGACTCGGAGGTGCAGTGCCGCATCGACTGGGACCGGCGCTATGCGCTGATGCGGCATCACGCCCTACTGCACATCGTCAACACGATTGCTCGGCGGGCATACGGCGGACTCATCACCGGCACGTTGATCGGCACCGGCAGGTCTCGAATCGACTTCAGCTTCGAAGCGTTCGACCGCTCAATGCTCTTAGAACTCGAATCAGAAGTGAACGAAGTGATCTCGGGAGACCTCCCGATTTCAGCTTCCACCATCACGGAAGCCGAGTTCCCGGCAAGGCCGGATCTGATTCGAACCCGCAACGTCCTGCCGCCAATCGAGGAGGGAAAGGTGCGGATCGTCGAGATTGGAGATCTGGACGCCCAGGCTTGCGGAGGCACCCACGTGCACTCGACCGGTGAGATCCGCGGTGCCCGAATCGACAGATTCGAGAACAAAGGCCGTGACAACAAGCGCCTCTACTCGGTGCTGGAGGAATGA